The Limnospira fusiformis SAG 85.79 genomic interval ATTAGCCGCAGCTTGCCACCTAGTCTCATCATTTATATAGACTCATACCTATGTTCGCAAATTTCACCATAGCGACAGGTTTGGCAGTTTTCTCGTGATGGTTTGGGGGGATAGTATCCCTCTACTATATCTCGAACTATGCTTTCTGCCTCGTGGGCAGTTTTGGCTAATATTTCCGGTGAAAAAGAGTAGCATTTTTTATGGCGTAAATAGGCAATATGTGCCTCGGAACAGTTTAAGGCTTTAGCATAAGCCCATAGTTGTAGATTATGGTGTTCTGGGCGCATGACTTTATCGGTTTTATAGTCTAGCACCCAATTATCCCCAATTAAATCGGCTACGCCATTAAAGGTAACCCCTAATATATCTAATTTTAACTCAACTTCTCGCTGATTTTTGGGGTGTATGAATCTTTTAAATTCTTCAGTATTATCAAACTCTTGAGCGAGGTAAATTGCCTCCCTGAGTGATTGTTCATTACTGCCATTTTGGGCGAATTTGCCGAGTTGATCAATGTCTCTGATATCATATTCTAAAGCGTTGTGAACTAACTGACCAATTATCATGCCTTGATTGGCTTCTTCTGATAAGCCTGGATGTCCGAGAATATACATGAATTGAAACCGGGCTGGACAACGTTTATATTCACTTAAAGAGGTTACAGGAAGTTCAAATAAACCAGAGGTCATCGCGTTGGTCAGTAGGGGATGGTTAATGGCTGGAGGTGGGGGACTTGGGGGGACTGGCGGGATGATATCATCACTATTAATTTCTAGGGTGGTTATGGGAATATTGGCGGCTTGTAACCCTAAGTATAATTTATCTAAATAATTACCTTTTTCCTGGGGGGCGGTTAATAAGATATAATCCCGACTGCGAGTTAATGCTACATAAAGTATTCGCAAGGCTTCGGCTTCTTCTCGCTGTTGATTTCGATATTTTAACCAGTTGTAAAGAACTGGATCTTTCAGGTCTTTGTCGTCGTCTTTGCAGCGGATAGCGACACCATATTCTGGGTCAAAATAAACGGGTACTGATGAGTTGGGACTTAGGCGGCTGAGGTCGGCTACAACTACCATCGGCCATTCTAATCCTTTGGCGGCAAAAATGGTCATTAATGATACTGCATTGCTGGTATTAATGGGGGGACGTTCTACGGTTACGGCTTTATCTTTTAGGCGCTTGAGACGGCGAACTACTCCGAATAAATCATCGGTTCCTTGTTCTAAAATTTGCACTAATTCTCGAAATCCACTAAAGTCGGCTAGGCGACGATTAGAGGCTGGTAAATTGGCGATTATGGCTGTATATCCTGTTAATTGATCTGCTATTTGTAAGAGGCGAGATGGTGGCTCAATCTGGCGTTGTTTGAGCAGTGTTTTTAAAGTATCGATCGCCTTAGCAAATTCGGCGGGTGACGCAGTGGTTAAAATTTGCCACCAACTGATATTTTCTGATGTGGATTTGTGGGATAATTGAGATTGTCTACTAACATTGAATAAAAGGCGATCGCTAATGGCAAAAAAGGGACTTCTTAACAGGGCTACTAATGCGATATCATCTCCAGGGTCGGCTAAGAATTTTAGCAGTGACCAAGCATCTTTAGCTTCTTGGGTTTCTAATAGGTTTCCACCTCCTGAAGGCGCTAAGGGTATTTGGGCGGCGGCTAGGGCTTCTCCATAACTGTCTAAGGGTTCCCAAGTGCGGGTTAAAATAGCGATATCGCCTGGTTGAATAGGTCTTAATTGTTGAGTTTGTTTATCAAATACTGGGATTTGATTATCTAACATTTCTTTTAAGGTTTTAGCAATCAAGTTTCCTTCTGCTATCCGTCTTTGATTAATATCAGTTTCGGCGGTTTTAGGTATCACAAATACTTGCAATGTTTCCCTAGGGGATGGCGGGTCAATGCGGACAGCTTCCAAGTCTTGTCTTAAATCTCCTAATAACGGAGAAAATACCTGATTAATTTGATTGATTAATTTCTGATGAGTCCGGAAACTTTGATTAAGAATTATCTCATCTCCCTGATGATCAATAATGCGTTTTCTAAATTTATTAAAAACCCCAATATCTGCCCGCCTAAACCCATAAATTGACTGTTTTTTATCCCCCACTATAGTTAAATCTCCTGTCTGGGTTAAAAGTTCTAAAATTTCCCCTTGAATAGGGTTGGTGTCTTGAAATTCATCAACTAAAAAGCTGCGCCAGCGTTGTTGATAATAGAGTTGAATCGTGGGATTATTTTGTAATGCGGTCAATGCGCCAATTTCTAAATCTGCAAATGTCAAAACTCGCCCTTGCCATTTTAACTTTTGTAAATGGTCTTTAACTTCTCGGTAGGCTTCTTTTAAGGCGGCTAACATTTCGGCTAGTTTGTGGTCGGCTTCCCCAACTTCTGCATTGATTAAATTTTCGTTGAGAGAAGGTTTAACTAATTCTTCTCGTAAGGCTTTTAAGGCATCTTTAACAGTTTGTATATTTTCCCCCCAGTTTTTTTTGCTACCATATCTGATATCGATTTTATATAAAACTTGCATATTCTCCGAGATATTATCACCGTTTTCTAGGGATAATATGGCGCTAACTGTCCCTTGTCGGATGGCTTCGAGTTTGTCTTCTGGTTTGCCAATATTTGACGTTAAAATGTCTTTTAATTCCCGCCATTGGGGATGATTTACGAGGTCTTCTAAGGCGCGATCGCGCAATTGTTGGGCTAACTCTGACCAGTCTATTTGTTGATTTAATGACCTTTCTGCCATCAAGGGGTCATCTAATAAGGTTGCCAAAATTCGCGATAATAAAGAATAAGGTATGGTTTCAAAAACCTGAATAGGCAATTTAGATAAAGCAGTTTCTAACCCTTCATAAAGCCAGATTTTGCCTTCTAAATCTTCTAAAACTTGGAAGTCAGCAGCAACGTTAGCCGCCTGGGGATGTTCGCGACAAATACGACTAGCTAAAGCGTGAATTGTACTAATGGGGGCGGCTTCTAATTCGGCTAGGATATCGGGACGGTTAGGAAGTTGTTGCCTTACCTGTGAACGAATACGCGATCGCAATTCCTGGGCGGCTTTTTCAGTAAATGTAACCGCCACTATTTCCAAGGGAGAAAGTCCCTTTTCTACTAAATAATATAAATACCTTTCTACTAACATATAAGTTTTGCCAGTCCCCGCCCCGGCTGTGACGATAATACTTTGAGGACTGGTAGCAGCGGCTTGTTGTTCATTGGTTAAACTCATGGTTAATTAATCCTTACAAATTGACGAAAAATCTGGAATTATTTTGATGATGTTTTGCGACTTAGACGGTTACCCTTACGACAAACAGAGTCAAATTCACAATATTGGCAGACTTGCTGTTTCTGGTCTGGCGCTACTGGATAATTACCCTGTTGTAGGCGTTGTTTAACCTCCTCGGCAAAGGCTTCTAAAATGGCGGGTTCGGTGACTTTCGCCTTTAAGTAACGCTGTTTGTTAAGAGAATACAACTTGACATCTACCTCTGGGACTTCGTTAAAGTTTTGGGCGATCGCCTGTTGATATAATGGCATTTGAATATTGATTTTGGCTTTTCCAGAATCATCTTTAATTCCCAATGGTGAGCTACTGGTAGTTTTATAGTCTAACACTAATAGACCCGTGGGGGTGCGATCAATGCGATCGACCCTAGCAATTACCTTTAACCCATACCATTCAGCATCAAAGTAATTTTCACGACTAATAATTTCGGCATTAGCCTGCAAAAAATCTTCAGCTTGTAAATTTAATTCTAACATATTTAAACCTTCTAATCGGCGCGCTTCCCAACCTATAAACTTGTCAAAATTCACATTTTCTTCAGCTTGTAACGCCGCTTCTGCCTGAGATAATGCTTGGTTAATATCTTGTATGTCTAACCGCCTTAAATCCGTTTGAGTTTTGATGTCTTTTAACAAAATTTCTAAGCAGCGATGATATAACCGACCTCGGAGACTGCCAGTGATTTCTGCTTCCGCTTCCGATGGTTCTTTTAAGCATAGTAAATAGGTGGCAAACCACTTAAACGGACATTGACCTAATGCCGTTAATTGCGATGCACTAAAAATCCGATTTTGATAATCAACTCCTATGCCAATAACCCCATCATATTCATCAGGAGATTCGCCACTTTCTCGGCGCTGTTCAACTTGCCAATTTTTGATGATATCATTAACTATAACATCATTAGATAACTGGTATGGCTGCTGTAAGTAATAGCGTCTAGCTTCCTCAATACTGGCTAAATTCAATAGGGGTGGGGGAGTTGTTTCTATTCCTAAACGGGTAGAATAAGGACTAGGTAACAGCGGTTTTTTGTGATGCTGTTCGGCACAAGAAAAAGTCAAAGATTTTGTGGGTATTCTTAATAGTTCATAAAAACATAATTCATTCCGTTGGGCGATATCTATAGCCGTTTCTAGGGTAATGTTGAATTGAGATAGTCGCCGGGATTCGTAAAAGTCTAAAACTGGATCATTTTCAATGGCTGCGGGTAGGATACCTTCCTGAAAACCGATTAAAAAAACATGGGGATAACTCGCACCCTGTAGAGATAATGGGGTGTGAACTTCTATCCCTCCTTTTCCTGGTTGCATGGGGACTTTTAGCTTGGTGATTATCTCTAAAATATCTTGAAAAAACTCTTGTCGATTAAGGCGATCGCCATCAAGTTTTGATAATTCCAGCCAAGCTGTTTCTAGTTGATTAAAGGCGACTATCTCCCGAGACCATTGGCTGCTATTTTTGCGGATATCAAAGAATTTTAAAACTTGTTTGATCCGGTCTACCCAATTTGGTAGGGTATCGCTTTGGGGGAATTTTAATAATGATAAATTTAACCCTAATTCTTCCCATTCAGCTAGGTTATTTGGTCGCTTTTGTCGCGCTTCTAACCATTGTTTATATGTTAAATATCGGGCTAAAGGATGATGCAAAAGTTTAGCGGTAGACTCAAAGGGAAAATTATTTTCGATGACTTCTATCAATAATGCGATCCAATACCCCAGGCGAATATTCCGCAAGGGAATTTTATAAAATAATCGCAGTGGTAACTGATATTCCCAAGCAATATCTAATAATAAAGGCGCATAGGTTTTTTCATCCTGGGTCACTAGGACAATTTTACTGGCTGAGACTCCATCTATTATTAACTGCTTAACTTGGGAGAGAACCCCCCTAATTTCTGCCTCTAAATTTGGGTAAATATGGCATTGGACTTTATGGGGAAGTTCCCCTTTACCCAAAAAGCAGTTTTGCAGTTTTTCTCCTAAGCTAAAGTTATCATCATTTTCCTGATAATTGACCTGCCATCCTTTACTCTCTAAATAGGCGATCGCCTCTCGATTTTTGGCAAAAATTTCCTCTGTTCCTGTCGGTAAAACCCAGATGCTACCTTCCCCTGCTACTAGGTTAATAAATTTTACCTGATCAAGTTGAGGTTGAAAATAACCATAAATTAATAAAGTTTGTGCTGGAGTTGGTGCTTGGGTTTGATAATTAATGGCTTCCCAAAATAATTGATCCTGGTCAATATAGCCCTGATCGTGTAATTCTTGTTTATAGAGATCAGTTACTTTGGCTAAATCCCTAATTCTCCGAGAATTATGATTAGTTAATAAGTTTAAGTCTACTCCAGATTTTAAGAGTTTTTGGCGGGAGGGTATTAACATTTTCGCGATACCATCAGGGTCATTACTGTTGATATTCTCAGCCACAATGCGCCGCCAAGTTCGATCCATAGTTAACACTGGCGCTATGGTAATTTCATGATTATTTATAGTTTTGATAGCCAGCTTGTCTAAAGATTTATAAGGGACTTTTAAACAACGGGCTACTGGTTGAGTTGGGGTAATAGTAGTTATTTGTGATGGTAGATGGTTTAAATTGTGGGGATTAACAATAAGCGATCGCATAATTAATTACACTCGTTGACAGTATGATAATTTTACCCATAAGTGGCTGTTCTAGTCAAATAGGTGCTGATGATT includes:
- a CDS encoding UvrD-helicase domain-containing protein, whose product is MSLTNEQQAAATSPQSIIVTAGAGTGKTYMLVERYLYYLVEKGLSPLEIVAVTFTEKAAQELRSRIRSQVRQQLPNRPDILAELEAAPISTIHALASRICREHPQAANVAADFQVLEDLEGKIWLYEGLETALSKLPIQVFETIPYSLLSRILATLLDDPLMAERSLNQQIDWSELAQQLRDRALEDLVNHPQWRELKDILTSNIGKPEDKLEAIRQGTVSAILSLENGDNISENMQVLYKIDIRYGSKKNWGENIQTVKDALKALREELVKPSLNENLINAEVGEADHKLAEMLAALKEAYREVKDHLQKLKWQGRVLTFADLEIGALTALQNNPTIQLYYQQRWRSFLVDEFQDTNPIQGEILELLTQTGDLTIVGDKKQSIYGFRRADIGVFNKFRKRIIDHQGDEIILNQSFRTHQKLINQINQVFSPLLGDLRQDLEAVRIDPPSPRETLQVFVIPKTAETDINQRRIAEGNLIAKTLKEMLDNQIPVFDKQTQQLRPIQPGDIAILTRTWEPLDSYGEALAAAQIPLAPSGGGNLLETQEAKDAWSLLKFLADPGDDIALVALLRSPFFAISDRLLFNVSRQSQLSHKSTSENISWWQILTTASPAEFAKAIDTLKTLLKQRQIEPPSRLLQIADQLTGYTAIIANLPASNRRLADFSGFRELVQILEQGTDDLFGVVRRLKRLKDKAVTVERPPINTSNAVSLMTIFAAKGLEWPMVVVADLSRLSPNSSVPVYFDPEYGVAIRCKDDDKDLKDPVLYNWLKYRNQQREEAEALRILYVALTRSRDYILLTAPQEKGNYLDKLYLGLQAANIPITTLEINSDDIIPPVPPSPPPPAINHPLLTNAMTSGLFELPVTSLSEYKRCPARFQFMYILGHPGLSEEANQGMIIGQLVHNALEYDIRDIDQLGKFAQNGSNEQSLREAIYLAQEFDNTEEFKRFIHPKNQREVELKLDILGVTFNGVADLIGDNWVLDYKTDKVMRPEHHNLQLWAYAKALNCSEAHIAYLRHKKCYSFSPEILAKTAHEAESIVRDIVEGYYPPKPSRENCQTCRYGEICEHRYESI
- a CDS encoding PD-(D/E)XK nuclease family protein, with the translated sequence MRSLIVNPHNLNHLPSQITTITPTQPVARCLKVPYKSLDKLAIKTINNHEITIAPVLTMDRTWRRIVAENINSNDPDGIAKMLIPSRQKLLKSGVDLNLLTNHNSRRIRDLAKVTDLYKQELHDQGYIDQDQLFWEAINYQTQAPTPAQTLLIYGYFQPQLDQVKFINLVAGEGSIWVLPTGTEEIFAKNREAIAYLESKGWQVNYQENDDNFSLGEKLQNCFLGKGELPHKVQCHIYPNLEAEIRGVLSQVKQLIIDGVSASKIVLVTQDEKTYAPLLLDIAWEYQLPLRLFYKIPLRNIRLGYWIALLIEVIENNFPFESTAKLLHHPLARYLTYKQWLEARQKRPNNLAEWEELGLNLSLLKFPQSDTLPNWVDRIKQVLKFFDIRKNSSQWSREIVAFNQLETAWLELSKLDGDRLNRQEFFQDILEIITKLKVPMQPGKGGIEVHTPLSLQGASYPHVFLIGFQEGILPAAIENDPVLDFYESRRLSQFNITLETAIDIAQRNELCFYELLRIPTKSLTFSCAEQHHKKPLLPSPYSTRLGIETTPPPLLNLASIEEARRYYLQQPYQLSNDVIVNDIIKNWQVEQRRESGESPDEYDGVIGIGVDYQNRIFSASQLTALGQCPFKWFATYLLCLKEPSEAEAEITGSLRGRLYHRCLEILLKDIKTQTDLRRLDIQDINQALSQAEAALQAEENVNFDKFIGWEARRLEGLNMLELNLQAEDFLQANAEIISRENYFDAEWYGLKVIARVDRIDRTPTGLLVLDYKTTSSSPLGIKDDSGKAKINIQMPLYQQAIAQNFNEVPEVDVKLYSLNKQRYLKAKVTEPAILEAFAEEVKQRLQQGNYPVAPDQKQQVCQYCEFDSVCRKGNRLSRKTSSK